The nucleotide window ACTTCAGGGTCTCGACGTCGCTCCACGGCCAGGCAGAGGCAGCCGTCCGCGTGCTGTTCGAGGGGGAAAAGGTCGAGGCGACCGCGGTCGGTGTCGGGCCGGTAGATGCGGTCATTAACGCCCTGAAACAGGCCGCCTTGACCCGCGGGAAGCTCTTCTTTGAGCTGATCGACTACAATGTGGAGATCAGCTCACCCGGGACCGATGCCTCAGTCGAGACGACGATCGTCATGAAGGACGCTGAAGGCAGCCGGATCGTCGCCATCGGAACCTCCCCCGACATTATCGTTGCCTCGGTGAACGCCTTCGTCGAAGGCTACAACCTGCTGTGGGCGCGGCAGAAGGGGTGATCCGTCCGGCAGGTCGTCGCGGAGGGGGCAAGCCTCGCAGCGCGGTATTTTCCGACAGTAGGTTTTCCCGACGGCGACCAGCAGGGCGTGATACTCGTTGAAAAGCGCCGGATCGGTCGGCAGGTGGGTCATGAAGAGGCGCTGGATCTCACCATAGGAAAGCTTCGCCGCAATCAGCTCGTGCCGTTCCAGCACTCGACGGGTGTAGGCATCCACGACAAAGATCGGTCGTCCGCCGGCATACAGCAGGATCGAGTCGGCCGTCTCCTCGCCGATCCCTGAAATCCCCAGCAGCTCTTCGCGTAATCCATCCCGCGCCCCTCGAAACATCCGCCGGATGCTCCCGCCATACCGTGTCAACACGAAGTGTGTTAGATGCTTCAGCCGTTCGGCCTTCATGTTATAATATCCTGCCGGGCGGATCATCTGGGCGAGCCGCTCATGCGGCTCGCCATCAATCGCGCGGGGGCTGAGCAGTCGCGCGGCTCGCAACGCCGTGATCGCCTTTTCAACATTGGTCCAGGCGGTATTCTGGGTCAGGATGGCGCCGACCATCACCTCGAATGGGGAGCGGGCCGGCCACCAGTGCTGCGGTCCGAAATATCGGAAAAGCTGCCGGTAAAGGGAGAGAAGTCGTCGTCCGGTTGGTGTCTGCGGCATAGTATAGTATTGTGACCGGTTTTTCTCAAAGGTCAAGAGGAGAGTCGACGGACTGTGGTGCGATACCTGGGAATCGATTACGGGACGAGGCGGATCGGTGTGGCCGTCAGTGACGAGCTGGGCCTGACAGCCCAGTCGCTGCCGTCGCTGGAACCGTCGTCGGAAGAGGAGGCGCTCAGCGCCATTCGAGCCTTCATCGAACAGTATGGTGTGCTCGAGGTTGTTGTGGGCCTGCCGAAGAATATGAACGGCACGCTCGGGCCAGCGGCAGAGCAGGCCATGGCGTTTGCCGGACGGCTGGAGGAGCACGCGGCCGTGAAGGTAACCATGTGGGACGAGCGGCTGACCAGCAGGGCGGCCGAACGCCTGTTGATTGAGGCCGATCTGTCACGGGCCAAGCGGAAGGGGCGCGTTGATCGGATGGCCGCCGCACTCATCCTGCAGGGCTTTCTTGATCGTCGCCATCGTCAGCAGGAGCAACGTTCGTGAGCATGGCGCCCTCTGTTCTATCACTGCCACACCGGGCGCTTGTCCTGGCCTGCGGTCTGTTGGTCGGGGTTGGTCTCATGTGGTACGGGCTGACCGGCCCCGCGCCATCCGCGAATGAGGCCGCACGGGCGGTCGTCATCAGGCCTCAGACGGGGGCCCTGGATATCGCGCGGACACTTCAGGAGGCGCGCGTCATCCGCAGCCGTCTCGCCTTTCTGGTCGTTGCCGTCGCCCGGGGGACGCAACGGCGCCTGCTGGCCGGGGAGTACGAGTTCGCCCCCGGCCTCAGTCTGCTGGAGGTGATCCGCCGGATCGAGCAGGGAAAGGGGTTCGTCCATCAGGTAACGATCCCCGAGGGATATGCTGCGCGGCAGATCGCCGAACTCCTCGAGGAAAAGGGACTGATCGATCAGAAGCGGTTTATGGCGCTCTTGCAGGATCGACAAGTGGTCCGGCAGTACGGTGTG belongs to Candidatus Methylomirabilota bacterium and includes:
- a CDS encoding Holliday junction resolvase RuvX, coding for MRYLGIDYGTRRIGVAVSDELGLTAQSLPSLEPSSEEEALSAIRAFIEQYGVLEVVVGLPKNMNGTLGPAAEQAMAFAGRLEEHAAVKVTMWDERLTSRAAERLLIEADLSRAKRKGRVDRMAAALILQGFLDRRHRQQEQRS